ATTTTCGGCTGCGACTTCGTAAAGTATCGCAAAATGATCCTCGTCGTACTTCGAGTAACGCGTCGAATCATTTCGCTCACTTTCCTCGTCTCGCTCAAAAATCAGAAATTTCGCCACGAAAGGGGTTTCGAAAGAAGTCTATTTTTGCCGCGATGGTACTGCTCGGCGTGCCTATAAGCGTGCTCGCGCAGGTCTCGATTGTTGAGATTATGTATGACCTTGAGGGGTCCGACAGCGGCCGTGAGTGGGTGGAGGTATTTAACGGCGGCGGCAGCGACGTTGACCTTTTCGATTGGCGGTTTTTCGAGGGAGAAACGAACCATAAGCTCACTACTGTCCAAGGCGGGAGTGCGCTTGCGCCGGGCGGCTACGCCGTCATCGCAGATAACGCGACGCAATTTTTGGGAGACCACGCGGGTTTTTCCGGTGTGCTTTTTGACAGTTCGTTTTCGCTCGGCAACACCGGCGAGTTGCTTGCACTCCGCGATGGTGCGCTTGCGGACACTGACTCAGTTACTTACTCGAGCGAGTGGGGTGCCGTAGGTGATGGACTCTCGCTTCAGAAAAGTGGTGGAAGTTGGATTGCGGCTTCTCCGACACCTGGGGCGGCGAACGCGACGACGCCTGTGCCCGCGCCGACTTCTGGCGGCGGGTCTTCAAGTGGGGGTAGTAGTGCAGGGACGGGTGGGTCATCTGAGAGTGGTTCAACGCCGCCTGCGGGCGGCGGGACGAGCAGTGGTAGTACAGGAGGCGGCTCTCTATCTGCGGCCAAGCCCGAGATCAGCGCCCGCACGAGCGGTCCGAGCGCGGTCACTGTGGGGGCGCTTGCCGAGTTTAGAGGAGAGGCGATCGGATTCAAGGGCGAGCCGCTCGAGAACGCGCGGTTAATCTGGAATTTTGGCGACGGATCGAGCGGTGAAGGCCGCGCCGTGCTCCACTCGTGGCGTCACCCGGGGGAATACGTCGTGGTGCTCTCTCTGGCCTCGGGTGAATACACGGCGACGGCGCGTCTTACGGTACGCGCGGCGGCAGCAGCGCTTACGATTAGCGCAGTCGCGGAGGGGGCCTCCGGATTCATTGAATTGACAAACGAAGGGAAGCAGGATGTTGACCTCTCAGCGTGGCGGTTGCATGCGGGGGAGAGACACTTTACGTTTCCGAAAAATACGATCCTTGTGGCCGGTGCCGCGCTTCGTTTTGGGGCTGAGACGACGGGACTTGTGGTTGCGCGCGGCGAGCAAGTTGCACTTTTGTACCCAAACGGCTCGATTGTAGTCGAGTACAAGTGGCCTGCGTTTCCGAGCGCGGGCGTTAGTGTGGACGGGAGTGCGGCTTTCATTGGGGCAGTCACGGAGCGTGTCGTTGCGGCGGCTGCGTCATCGGCGTCGGCGACCGATGCTCAAACCACGTCGCGTTCGCCTGCATCGCGCCAGCCGACGCGGCCGTCGAGCGGGCGAGCGCCGACCGTGGTGCCGTACATCGCCCCCGAGCCCACGACGAGTGCGCGAGAGAGTTCGACTACGAACACCGACGCAGCGTCGGCGGCTGGCCTTACAGGAATCGGTGCGCTTGATTTGCCTCCGCCAGCCGCTGGCTGCGAGGGTGCCGCCGGCGGTGCGTTTTTTAGCGGCAGGCTCGGTATGTATCTCGCTGCGCTTGGCGGACTCACCGCGCTCGGCGTTCTCGCTTTCCTCGCCTCGCGCGCGAGAGCGCTTGAGGTAGCGCCGGTGAGTGAGGCGGACGGGTACGAAATTGTGGAGGAGTAAGACCCCTCGGCACACTTCGCATGAAAACGACACTTGTTACCGGCGGTGCCGGATTTGTTGGCTCGCATCTGGTTGAAGCTCTGCCCTGTTGTCAAACATCCAATGTCTGCCAGCGCTCTGGCAGACATTGGATGTTTGACAAGGTTGACAATAGCGCGCCAAAACGTATTCTCATATTTTCCCTCGCGTACCTCCCTTTTGTCGGC
This genomic window from bacterium contains:
- a CDS encoding lamin tail domain-containing protein — protein: MVLLGVPISVLAQVSIVEIMYDLEGSDSGREWVEVFNGGGSDVDLFDWRFFEGETNHKLTTVQGGSALAPGGYAVIADNATQFLGDHAGFSGVLFDSSFSLGNTGELLALRDGALADTDSVTYSSEWGAVGDGLSLQKSGGSWIAASPTPGAANATTPVPAPTSGGGSSSGGSSAGTGGSSESGSTPPAGGGTSSGSTGGGSLSAAKPEISARTSGPSAVTVGALAEFRGEAIGFKGEPLENARLIWNFGDGSSGEGRAVLHSWRHPGEYVVVLSLASGEYTATARLTVRAAAAALTISAVAEGASGFIELTNEGKQDVDLSAWRLHAGERHFTFPKNTILVAGAALRFGAETTGLVVARGEQVALLYPNGSIVVEYKWPAFPSAGVSVDGSAAFIGAVTERVVAAAASSASATDAQTTSRSPASRQPTRPSSGRAPTVVPYIAPEPTTSARESSTTNTDAASAAGLTGIGALDLPPPAAGCEGAAGGAFFSGRLGMYLAALGGLTALGVLAFLASRARALEVAPVSEADGYEIVEE